In Candidatus Binatia bacterium, the genomic stretch CTCGGGAGAAATTTCGAAATCGATCATTGTCGTCTCCTTGTGTATCGTCCGGACCCTTTACAGCATCACCAGGCCTTCGAAGGTGGCGAAACCGCGGCCGTTGCGCAGCCACAGCTCGACCGGATGCTCGCGGATGTAGCCGTGTCCGCCGAGGACCTGGACGGCGTTGTCCGTGACCTTCAGGACCATGTTGGCGGCGTAGTTCTTGGCCAGATACGCCTCGCGCGTGGCGTCCTCGCCTTTGTCGAGCTTCCAGGCCGCCTCCCAGGTCAGCAGTCGCGTCGCATCGATCTCGAGCGCCATCTCGGCGAGCATGAAGGCGATCACCTGCTTCTGGGCGATGGCCACCCCGAAGGCGCGGCGCTCCTTGGCGTACTCGCGGGCGTACTCGTAGGCGGCGCGCGCCACGCCGACGGCCATCGCCGCCAGGCCGACACGCGAGTAGTCCATCAGCTTGGCGAAATCGCAGCCCTTGTCGCCACCAAGCCGGTTCTCCGCCGGCACGCGGCAATTCTCCAGCACGATCTCATTGGTCTCCAACGCTTTGAGACCCATGTTTTTCTCGCGCTCGACGATCTTGAGCCCGGGCGTGCCCTTGTCGAGCAGGAATCCACCGACGCTCTCGTACCCCTCGCGTCCGTCCGTGCGCGCGTAGACCAGCACGTGCGCCGCCTCAGCACCAAGCGGCACGAAGCACTTGGATCCGTTCAGCACGTACGATCCATTGCTGCGCTTGGCGGTGGCGCTCAACTCGGCGAGGTCGAAGTCGAAGCGTGGCTCCACGACTGCGGCAGACCCAGCGCAGAACTTCTCACCCGCATAGGCGGCAAGGATGCGCTCCTTTTGCTGCGGCGTACCCATCTCCATGACCGGATAGGCCACCAGCCGCGGCGCCAGCAGGTGCAGCGCGATCGACAGATCACCCCACGCCAGCTCTTCGGCCACCAAGGCGCCGGTCAGCGCCGAGTGCGTGTCGCCCGCGCCGCCGTGGGCCTCCGGGATAGCGCTCTGGACCAGGCCGAGCTCCCAGCCCTGCTGGATGACGTCGCTTGGAATCTGACCGCTCTCATCGGCCGGGTGCGCACGCGGCCGAATTTGCTCCTGCGCAAAAGCGGCGACCGTGTCGCGAATGAGCTGTTGTTCTTCACTGGGTTGGAAACTGACCATAGCTATTTCCTCCTTGCTCCTTGCTTGGCAACCGCCCGGCTGGCGGCCGGCCGGCGTAGCGTGTGTGTAGGCGCCGCTCGGCTCGACAACCAACCAATGTACTGCTCGACGAAGGCGGCAATCGTCGCCGCCAGATCGAACTTCTTGGGATCCTGGTAGTACTGGATCTCGGCACCCATGATGGCACCGGCATACACCTCGGCGGCGACGGCGGGATCCACGTCGGCGCGGAACTGGCCCGCCTTCTGCCCGCGCCGGACGATGCTCTCCAGAAACGCGCGGAAACGCTGCATCATGGCCCGGAACTCCGCCGCCAGACGCGGATTGGTGTCGATCGCCTCGACCATCAGCGTGACGATCAGCCGACGGTGATTGCTCTTGGTGGCGTGATCGAGGCACACCCGCGCCACTTCGCGCAGCGCCGTCGGCGCGTCCAACACCAGCGCCAGATCGGCGGCAACCCGACGTTCGAACTGCCCGAGGCGCTTGGTCACCGCCGCGAACAGCAAATCTTCCTTGTCCTTGAAGTGGTAGTACAGCGCGCCCTTGGTGACGCC encodes the following:
- a CDS encoding TetR/AcrR family transcriptional regulator, which codes for MSGERPGRGESRRDLMDVAIDCFARYGFQATSIDRIAKAAGVTKGALYYHFKDKEDLLFAAVTKRLGQFERRVAADLALVLDAPTALREVARVCLDHATKSNHRRLIVTLMVEAIDTNPRLAAEFRAMMQRFRAFLESIVRRGQKAGQFRADVDPAVAAEVYAGAIMGAEIQYYQDPKKFDLAATIAAFVEQYIGWLSSRAAPTHTLRRPAASRAVAKQGARRK
- a CDS encoding acyl-CoA dehydrogenase family protein, which produces MVSFQPSEEQQLIRDTVAAFAQEQIRPRAHPADESGQIPSDVIQQGWELGLVQSAIPEAHGGAGDTHSALTGALVAEELAWGDLSIALHLLAPRLVAYPVMEMGTPQQKERILAAYAGEKFCAGSAAVVEPRFDFDLAELSATAKRSNGSYVLNGSKCFVPLGAEAAHVLVYARTDGREGYESVGGFLLDKGTPGLKIVEREKNMGLKALETNEIVLENCRVPAENRLGGDKGCDFAKLMDYSRVGLAAMAVGVARAAYEYAREYAKERRAFGVAIAQKQVIAFMLAEMALEIDATRLLTWEAAWKLDKGEDATREAYLAKNYAANMVLKVTDNAVQVLGGHGYIREHPVELWLRNGRGFATFEGLVML